From Musa acuminata AAA Group cultivar baxijiao chromosome BXJ3-8, Cavendish_Baxijiao_AAA, whole genome shotgun sequence, one genomic window encodes:
- the LOC135582973 gene encoding actin-related protein 2/3 complex subunit 5A-like, which yields MATVGFLEDENLEAIITRIEHKSRKIESLLKQSKPVEALKTALEGSLLKTKDERCKSANWIVVHRAIMAIKDVDAMFSSLDPEYYDILMKYLYRGLATGDRPTCDQCLKIHEKLTEKAGLGCILRSLADTINTV from the exons ATGGCGACGGTGGGCTTTCTGGAGGACGAGAACCTCGAGGCGATCATCACCCGGATCGAGCACAAGTCCCGCAAGATCGAAAGCTTGCTTAAGCA ATCTAAGCCGGTGGAGGCTCTGAAGACGGCGTTGGAGGGTTCACTCTTGaaaaccaaagatgagaggtgcAAG TCGGCGAATTGGATAGTGGTGCATCGGGCGATCATGGCTATCAAGGATGTGGATGCGATGTTCTCTTCCTTGGATCCCGAGTATTACGACATTCTCATGAA GTATTTATATAGAGGCTTAGCAACTGGAGATCGACCTACTTGTGACCAGTGCCTCAAGATCCATGAGAAGCTGACAGAGAAAGCAGGGTTGGGTTGTATTCTTCGCTCCTTAGCTGACACCATTAATACTGTGTAA
- the LOC135644440 gene encoding uncharacterized protein LOC135644440, whose protein sequence is MLARWGRAASQLAAAAELTRRVAAPRAAYLSDRSYSKVGTDAAAAAAATVTAPSNPAVSSPSKLPLNKPEVRLNVMFWSKACSLALPPNSPLRIEEPHYEGIKRLILKLLLFYSKQSKSIRGANVVYRRIISQVDKPAIYDVFQLEKTFKTTFSLLVLHMWLFLRRLKEDGKEGVEFGQYLYEIYNHDLELRVSKAGVNLLLTKWMKDLEKIFYGNIVAYDTAMTPEAKHDDLANVIWRNIFSEDGSGLSNDAAATAAVQAMARYTRRESTCLLLTDKEAIFSGNFMFTSLENKPNPGKITN, encoded by the exons ATGTTGGCGAGATGGGGAAGGGCCGCTTCCCAACTCGCTGCCGCTGCTGAATTAACGCGTAGGGTGGCCGCTCCGCGTGCCGCTTACCTCTCCGATCGGAGCTACTCCAAGGTCGGTACagacgccgccgccgctgccgccgccaccgTGACCGCTCCCTCGAATCCGGCCGTGTCTTCGCCCTCGAAGCTCCCCCTGAACAAACCAGAG GTTAGACTAAATGTTATGTTTTGGTCCAAGGCATGCTCATTGGCTTTGCCACCCAACTCTCCTCTGAGAATAGAAGAACCTCACTATGAGGGCATCAAGCGTCTAATCCTGAAGTTATTGTTGTTCTATAGCAAACAAAGCAAATCCATTAGAGGAGCAAATGTAGTTTATCGGCGCATCATTTCCCAGGTCGACAAGCCTGCTATTTATGATG TATTTCAGTTGGAGAAAACATTTAAAACTACATTTTCGTTGCTTGTACTTCATATGTGGCTCTTCTTACGCCGCTTGAAGGAAGATGGAAAGGAAGGAGTTGAATTTGGGCAATACTTGTATGAGATTTATAATCATGATTTGGAGTTGAGAGTGTCCAAGGCTGGG GTTAACTTGTTATTGACAAAATGGATGAAGGATCTAGAGAAGATATTCTATGGCAATATTGTTGCATATGACACTGCCATGACCCCAGAAGCTAAACATGATGACCTTGCAAATGTAATATGGAG GAATATTTTCTCCGAAGATGGTTCTGGGTTATCAAATgatgctgctgctactgctgctgtccAG GCCATGGCTCGATATACTCGCAGGGAATCTACCTGTCTTTTATTGACAG ACAAGGAGGCTATATTCTCTGGCAACTTCATGTTTACCTCATTGGAGAACAAGCCTAACCCTGGGAAGATAACAAATTGA